A region from the Halomonas piscis genome encodes:
- a CDS encoding FAD assembly factor SdhE — MSDETSPDAIQRKRLYWHSRRGMWELDLLLIPFLERCYDTLSADDQAAYRQLITEEDQDLFAWLMRREWPEEASRRRIVKMIVAHAESLDSAAYRGL, encoded by the coding sequence TTGAGCGACGAGACTTCCCCGGATGCGATCCAGCGCAAACGACTCTACTGGCACTCCCGCCGCGGCATGTGGGAACTGGACCTGCTGCTGATCCCGTTTCTCGAGCGGTGCTACGACACCCTGAGTGCCGATGACCAGGCGGCCTACCGCCAGCTGATCACCGAAGAGGACCAGGATCTGTTCGCCTGGCTGATGCGTCGGGAGTGGCCTGAAGAGGCCTCGCGCCGGCGCATTGTCAAAATGATTGTCGCCCATGCGGAAAGCCTCGATAGCGCTGCCTATCGCGGCCTCTAA
- the prpC gene encoding bifunctional 2-methylcitrate synthase/citrate synthase, which translates to MAEQKLSGAGLRGQSAGETALCTVGKSGSGLTYRGFDIQTLANNARFEEVAYLLLKGKLPNRAELDAYVARLKSLRGLPDALRAVLEQIPADAHPMDVMRTGASMLGNLETEESFDAQQDVADRFVAALPSIIAYWYRFSHGGERIETQTDDDSTGAHFLHLLHGRAPSRLHADAMNVSLILYAEHEFNASTFTARVCASTLSDLHSCVTGAIGTLRGPLHGGANEAAMEMIEGFDSPDDAERGMLEKLERKEKIMGFGHAIYRESDPRNAIIKKWAAKLADDVGDSVLYPVSVRCEEVMWREKKLFCNADFFHASAYHFMDIPTKLFTPIFVMARVTGWCAHVFEQRANNRIIRPSADYTGPEHRDWVPIDQRD; encoded by the coding sequence ATGGCGGAGCAGAAACTCAGCGGTGCCGGCCTGCGCGGCCAGAGCGCCGGCGAAACCGCGCTTTGTACCGTGGGCAAGTCAGGCTCGGGGCTGACCTACCGCGGTTTTGACATCCAGACGCTGGCGAATAACGCCCGCTTTGAAGAGGTGGCCTATCTGCTGCTCAAGGGCAAGCTGCCCAACCGCGCCGAGCTTGATGCCTATGTTGCCCGGCTGAAAAGCCTGCGCGGGCTGCCCGACGCGCTCAGAGCCGTGCTCGAGCAGATTCCCGCCGATGCCCACCCCATGGACGTGATGCGTACCGGTGCCTCCATGCTGGGCAATCTGGAAACCGAGGAAAGCTTCGACGCCCAGCAGGACGTGGCCGACCGCTTTGTCGCGGCGCTGCCCTCGATCATCGCCTACTGGTACCGCTTCAGTCACGGCGGCGAGCGTATCGAGACCCAAACCGACGACGACTCCACCGGCGCGCATTTTCTGCATTTGCTGCACGGCAGAGCGCCGAGCCGGCTGCACGCCGACGCCATGAACGTCTCGCTGATCCTCTACGCCGAGCACGAGTTCAACGCCTCGACTTTCACCGCCCGGGTGTGCGCCTCGACGCTTTCCGATCTGCATTCCTGCGTTACCGGCGCCATCGGCACCCTGCGCGGCCCGCTGCACGGCGGTGCCAACGAGGCCGCCATGGAGATGATCGAAGGCTTTGACTCCCCGGATGACGCCGAGCGCGGCATGCTGGAAAAGCTCGAGCGCAAGGAAAAGATCATGGGCTTTGGGCATGCCATTTATCGCGAGTCCGACCCGCGCAACGCCATCATCAAGAAATGGGCGGCAAAGCTTGCTGACGACGTGGGCGACAGCGTGCTCTACCCCGTCTCGGTGCGCTGCGAAGAGGTCATGTGGCGGGAGAAGAAGCTGTTTTGCAACGCCGACTTCTTCCACGCCAGCGCCTATCATTTCATGGATATTCCCACCAAGCTGTTCACGCCGATTTTTGTCATGGCCCGGGTGACCGGCTGGTGCGCTCACGTGTTCGAGCAGCGCGCCAATAACCGCATCATCCGCCCCAGCGCCGACTACACCGGCCCCGAGCATCGCGACTGGGTACCCATCGACCAGCGTGACTGA
- a CDS encoding integration host factor subunit beta gives MTKSELIEQIALQKPELSLKEAETAVRLILDDITTTLASGSRVEIRGFGSFSLHYREPRTGRNPKTGDPVELDGKYVPHFKPGKELREQVDESRTQGY, from the coding sequence ATGACCAAATCAGAGCTGATCGAACAGATTGCACTGCAGAAGCCGGAGCTTTCCCTCAAGGAGGCGGAAACCGCCGTGCGCCTGATACTCGACGACATTACCACTACCCTGGCCAGCGGCAGCCGGGTGGAAATCCGCGGCTTTGGCAGCTTTTCGCTTCACTACCGCGAGCCGCGTACCGGCCGCAACCCCAAAACCGGAGACCCGGTAGAGCTTGACGGCAAATACGTGCCGCATTTCAAGCCCGGCAAGGAGCTGCGCGAACAGGTCGACGAAAGCCGCACCCAGGGCTACTAG
- a CDS encoding IS481 family transposase gives MNTHKNARLTPHGRALLVARVIDEGLRPREVAQAQGVSVRTAYKWVRRFREEGLEGLQDRRSRPARSPWATDATTVEQIVERRQRRQTYCQIAQALGVGQSTVARILKRKGLNRLAALTPPRPSNRYEHDAPGDLLHLDIKKLGRFARPGHRVTGDRQQATRGAGWEYVHIAIDDHSRVAFGTRYPDETGWSACYALLEAIRYYRDLGTRFTRVLTDNGACYRSRAFHRLCRRVGLKHKRTRPYTPRTNGKAERFIQTALREWAYAQSYESSEERGKHLSAWLHQYNWHRPHASLNYHPPVSRLGLSVNNLVGLHT, from the coding sequence ATGAACACCCATAAGAATGCCCGACTCACTCCGCACGGTCGAGCCCTGCTGGTCGCTCGCGTCATCGATGAAGGGTTGCGGCCCAGAGAGGTCGCGCAAGCCCAGGGCGTCAGTGTGAGAACGGCCTACAAATGGGTGCGTCGTTTCCGTGAGGAGGGACTCGAGGGCCTCCAGGACCGTCGGTCACGCCCTGCCCGAAGTCCCTGGGCGACCGACGCAACGACGGTGGAGCAGATCGTCGAGCGTCGTCAGCGACGCCAGACCTATTGCCAGATTGCCCAGGCGCTGGGGGTTGGCCAGAGCACGGTAGCGCGCATTCTCAAGCGCAAGGGGCTGAATCGCTTGGCGGCTCTGACACCGCCAAGGCCCAGCAATCGCTATGAGCACGACGCACCCGGGGATCTCCTGCATCTGGATATCAAGAAGCTCGGTCGCTTCGCGCGCCCGGGGCATCGGGTCACCGGCGATCGCCAACAGGCCACGCGCGGCGCAGGGTGGGAGTATGTCCATATCGCCATCGACGATCACTCGCGGGTGGCCTTCGGCACTCGCTACCCGGATGAAACCGGCTGGAGCGCCTGTTATGCGCTATTGGAGGCCATACGGTATTATCGAGACTTGGGGACTCGCTTCACGCGGGTGCTCACCGACAATGGCGCCTGCTACCGGTCCCGGGCGTTTCACCGCCTGTGCCGGCGGGTGGGGCTGAAGCACAAGCGCACTCGCCCCTATACGCCCCGCACCAATGGCAAGGCAGAACGGTTCATTCAAACCGCTCTGCGCGAGTGGGCCTATGCCCAGTCTTATGAGAGCTCGGAGGAGCGAGGCAAACACCTTTCCGCCTGGCTTCACCAGTACAACTGGCACCGGCCACATGCCAGCCTGAACTATCACCCTCCGGTTAGCCGGTTGGGGCTTTCCGTGAACAACCTGGTGGGTTTACACACCTAG
- the prpB gene encoding methylisocitrate lyase gives MTALTPGARFRAALNRSHPLPILGTINAYTALMAERVGHQAIYLSGGGVANASFGLPDLGMTTMNDVVEDAHRICGATDLPLLVDIDTGWGGAFNIARSVKEMQRAGVAAVHLEDQVSQKRCGHRPNKAIVPQAEMVDRIKAAADARLDPEFFLMARTDAFQKEGLDAAIERANACVEAGADGVFAEAVHSLDDYRAFCERVDAPILANITEFGATPLFTQAELGEAGCDMVLYPLSAFRAMNAAALKVYQSIMDEGHQHSVVDTMQTRDELYDILGYHEYEQKLDALFAGKSDEA, from the coding sequence ATGACCGCACTCACCCCCGGCGCGCGCTTTCGCGCCGCGCTCAACCGGAGCCACCCGCTGCCGATCCTCGGCACGATTAACGCCTACACTGCGCTGATGGCCGAGCGCGTGGGCCATCAGGCGATTTATCTCTCCGGCGGCGGGGTGGCCAACGCCTCTTTTGGCCTGCCGGATCTGGGCATGACCACCATGAACGACGTGGTGGAAGACGCCCATCGCATTTGTGGCGCTACCGACTTGCCGCTGCTGGTGGATATCGATACCGGCTGGGGCGGGGCCTTCAACATTGCCCGCAGCGTCAAGGAGATGCAGCGCGCCGGCGTGGCCGCGGTGCACCTGGAAGACCAGGTATCGCAGAAACGCTGCGGCCACCGGCCCAACAAGGCGATTGTGCCCCAGGCGGAAATGGTCGATCGCATCAAGGCCGCCGCCGACGCGCGCCTGGATCCCGAGTTTTTCCTCATGGCGCGCACCGACGCTTTCCAGAAAGAAGGGCTGGACGCCGCCATCGAGCGGGCCAACGCCTGCGTCGAGGCCGGCGCCGACGGCGTGTTTGCCGAAGCGGTGCACAGCCTCGACGACTATCGCGCCTTCTGCGAGCGCGTCGACGCGCCGATTCTGGCCAATATTACCGAGTTCGGCGCCACGCCGCTGTTCACCCAGGCCGAGCTCGGGGAGGCGGGCTGCGACATGGTGCTTTACCCGCTGTCGGCGTTTCGCGCAATGAACGCCGCCGCGCTGAAGGTCTACCAGAGCATCATGGACGAGGGCCACCAGCATAGCGTGGTGGATACCATGCAGACCCGGGACGAGCTCTACGATATCCTCGGCTATCACGAGTACGAGCAGAAGCTGGACGCGCTGTTTGCCGGAAAGAGCGATGAAGCCTGA
- the pgsA gene encoding CDP-diacylglycerol--glycerol-3-phosphate 3-phosphatidyltransferase, whose amino-acid sequence MNIPNILTLARIVFIPLLVVLFYLPFKWSMSAAAIFFALAAVTDWLDGYLARRWNQSTPFGAFLDPVADKLMVAVALALMIERFDSWLLTLPALVIIGREIVISALREWMAEMGKRGAVAVSWIGKLKTTLQMAAILVLLGFPPGHLMSHLGVATLYGAALLTLWSMTQYLRAAWPHLSREM is encoded by the coding sequence ATGAACATACCCAATATCCTCACGCTCGCTCGAATCGTCTTCATCCCACTACTGGTAGTGCTGTTTTATCTGCCGTTCAAGTGGAGCATGTCGGCCGCCGCGATTTTTTTCGCCCTGGCCGCGGTAACCGACTGGCTGGACGGCTACCTGGCTCGCCGCTGGAACCAGTCCACCCCTTTCGGCGCGTTTCTCGACCCGGTGGCCGACAAACTCATGGTCGCCGTGGCGCTGGCACTGATGATCGAGCGCTTTGACAGCTGGCTGCTGACGCTCCCCGCTCTGGTGATCATCGGCCGCGAAATCGTGATTTCTGCCCTGCGCGAATGGATGGCCGAAATGGGCAAGCGCGGCGCGGTCGCCGTATCCTGGATCGGCAAGCTGAAAACCACGCTGCAGATGGCTGCCATTCTGGTGCTGCTGGGTTTTCCTCCCGGCCATCTCATGTCTCACCTGGGCGTTGCCACCCTCTACGGCGCTGCCCTGCTGACGCTGTGGTCCATGACCCAGTACCTCCGGGCCGCCTGGCCGCATCTCAGCCGGGAAATGTAA
- a CDS encoding IS110 family RNA-guided transposase, whose amino-acid sequence MKQISIIGIDLAKHVFQLHAVDAHGHKVFSKQVRREKLRLTLAQIPPCHVAMEACGSAHYWARDIGTLGHEAELLPPQAVKPFVLGHKNDARDAAAIAEAAARPATPRVTIKTEAQQSLQAVHRVRSRLVRERTAVGNELRGLLGEFGLIVSQGHAVIRQGVIRERLDEQRARLGEELYTLLNDLLDQWLENDARIARYDKRLQRLARASDDMQRLMSLPGIGPINATLLFSHLGDPARFPNGRQFSASLGLVPRQHSSGGRNQLMGITKRGNGEVRKQLVHGARAALRQFQRQEHPDRLSRWACSLAARLGQRKAIVALANKMARICWSLLAHERRYQPQEAA is encoded by the coding sequence ATGAAACAGATTAGCATTATAGGCATTGACCTGGCGAAACACGTTTTTCAACTGCATGCCGTGGATGCGCACGGTCACAAAGTATTCAGCAAGCAAGTCCGGCGAGAGAAGTTACGCTTGACGCTGGCCCAAATTCCGCCTTGCCACGTCGCCATGGAAGCGTGCGGCTCCGCTCATTACTGGGCGAGAGACATTGGCACGCTGGGCCATGAGGCCGAGCTACTGCCACCGCAGGCGGTCAAGCCCTTCGTGCTGGGCCACAAGAACGATGCGCGCGATGCCGCGGCTATCGCCGAGGCTGCGGCGCGCCCGGCCACGCCTCGAGTGACGATCAAGACGGAAGCACAACAGTCCCTGCAAGCAGTGCACCGAGTACGCAGTCGGTTAGTGCGCGAACGCACCGCCGTCGGCAACGAGCTGCGCGGCCTGCTGGGCGAGTTTGGTCTAATCGTGTCGCAGGGGCACGCGGTGATACGCCAGGGCGTTATTCGTGAGCGGCTGGACGAGCAACGGGCGCGGCTGGGGGAAGAACTCTACACCCTGCTGAACGACCTGCTCGATCAATGGCTCGAGAACGATGCCCGGATCGCGCGCTATGACAAGCGTCTGCAGCGTCTGGCCAGGGCATCAGATGACATGCAGCGGCTGATGAGTCTGCCCGGCATCGGCCCGATCAATGCGACGCTGTTGTTCAGCCATCTGGGCGATCCGGCGCGATTCCCCAACGGACGTCAGTTCAGCGCCTCGTTGGGGCTAGTGCCACGCCAGCATTCCAGCGGGGGTCGCAACCAGTTGATGGGGATCACCAAACGCGGCAATGGCGAGGTTCGAAAGCAGTTGGTGCACGGTGCCCGCGCGGCATTACGCCAGTTCCAACGTCAGGAACATCCCGACCGGCTGTCCCGTTGGGCCTGCTCGTTAGCGGCGCGTCTTGGGCAACGCAAGGCCATTGTGGCCCTGGCGAACAAGATGGCGCGGATTTGCTGGTCGCTATTGGCCCATGAACGGCGCTATCAGCCGCAGGAGGCCGCTTGA
- the lapB gene encoding lipopolysaccharide assembly protein LapB — MLDAVLLGVLVAAIAIGFGLGYRQALRRAWQTPPDPSEALSRDYFIGLNYLLNEQPDEAINTFIQALEVNSDTVDTHIALGKLFRTRGEADKAVNIHQNLLARPALSALQNEQVQLELARDFMALGLHDRAQRLLQQIDADSRHEAHRVTARRLLVDLFEREKDWQSALEVMQPLLEQQPDMQRAAAHWQCELAEQDVTQASRTLAQRRLKKALQFDARCVRANLLLAELAMDKGHYADAITRLGRIADQEKAHIPTMLPGLQRAYRNAGDEAGFERHLLALLEEAPYTSVIVTLGELTHRRDGVDVAIERTGERLGVAPSLGGLDYLLDLYVESQRLSGREPPDSRLFLLKHHTRALLENRPRYRCQRCGFSGDTLTWQCPSCRHWGSVKPITGVEGE, encoded by the coding sequence ATGCTCGATGCCGTGCTGCTGGGAGTGCTGGTGGCCGCCATTGCCATCGGCTTCGGGCTGGGCTATCGCCAGGCGCTTCGCCGTGCCTGGCAAACGCCGCCAGATCCCTCCGAGGCCCTGTCCCGGGACTACTTTATCGGCCTCAATTATTTGCTCAACGAGCAGCCGGACGAGGCCATCAACACCTTTATCCAGGCGCTTGAAGTCAACAGCGACACCGTTGATACCCATATCGCTCTGGGCAAGCTGTTCCGCACCCGCGGCGAAGCCGACAAGGCCGTCAATATCCATCAGAACCTGCTCGCCCGCCCGGCGCTTTCCGCCCTGCAGAATGAACAGGTACAGCTGGAGCTGGCGCGAGACTTCATGGCGCTTGGCCTGCACGACCGAGCCCAGCGTCTCCTGCAGCAGATCGATGCCGACAGCCGCCACGAGGCCCACCGGGTCACCGCCAGACGGCTACTGGTCGATCTATTCGAGCGCGAGAAGGATTGGCAGAGCGCCCTTGAGGTCATGCAGCCGCTGCTGGAACAGCAGCCCGACATGCAGAGAGCGGCCGCCCACTGGCAGTGCGAGCTGGCCGAACAGGACGTGACCCAGGCCAGCCGAACTCTGGCGCAGCGACGGCTGAAAAAGGCCCTGCAGTTTGACGCCCGCTGCGTACGCGCCAACCTGCTGCTCGCCGAGCTGGCCATGGACAAAGGCCACTATGCGGACGCCATTACCCGGCTTGGCCGAATCGCCGACCAGGAAAAGGCCCATATCCCCACCATGCTGCCGGGCCTGCAGCGTGCCTATCGCAACGCCGGTGACGAGGCCGGCTTCGAGCGCCATCTGCTTGCGCTGCTGGAAGAGGCCCCCTATACCAGCGTCATTGTGACCCTCGGCGAGCTGACCCACCGGCGCGACGGCGTCGATGTCGCCATCGAACGCACCGGCGAGCGGCTCGGCGTAGCGCCAAGCCTTGGCGGGCTCGACTACCTGCTGGACCTTTACGTTGAAAGCCAGCGGCTGAGCGGGCGAGAGCCCCCGGACTCACGACTTTTCCTGCTCAAGCACCATACCCGGGCGCTGCTGGAAAACCGCCCCCGATACCGCTGCCAGCGCTGCGGCTTCAGCGGCGATACGCTCACCTGGCAGTGCCCCAGCTGCCGTCACTGGGGCAGCGTCAAGCCGATCACCGGCGTCGAAGGCGAGTAG
- a CDS encoding bifunctional 2-methylcitrate dehydratase/aconitate hydratase has product MSDDNQRPDYDPELQRIADYVLSAPAPSAEAWETARYCLMDTLGCGLLALRFPECTKHLGPQVPDTQVPHGARVPGTSFSLDPVKAAFDIGTAIRWLDYNDTWLAAEWGHPSDNLGAILAVADHLSQQRTARGEAPLTMDDVLQAMIMAHEIQGVLALDNSFNRVGLDHVVLVKAASTAVSAWLMGADREQLLSALSHAFVDGQSLRTYRHAPNAGSRKSWAAGDATARGVRLADMAMRGEMGIPGALSAPQWGFYDVAFSHTNRDLATKPESERRFSFQRELGCHVMENVLFKISFPAEFHAQTACEAAMALHPDVADRLDEIERIELVTHESAIRIIAKTGPLANPADRDHCLQYMVAVPLIFGELGAEHYEDEFHAAHPEIDRLRGLMQVVEEPRYSADYLDPDKRSIANAVQVFFTDGSRTDKIEVEYPIGHRRRREEGMPELVEKFTRHLATRFPPRQADAILAQCRSTGALEGTPVHRFMDQWRI; this is encoded by the coding sequence ATGTCCGACGACAACCAGCGCCCCGACTACGATCCCGAACTGCAGCGTATTGCCGACTATGTGCTGAGCGCGCCGGCGCCCTCGGCCGAAGCGTGGGAAACGGCCCGCTACTGCCTCATGGATACCCTGGGCTGCGGCCTGCTGGCGCTGCGCTTTCCCGAGTGCACCAAGCACCTCGGGCCCCAGGTGCCCGATACCCAGGTGCCCCACGGCGCTCGGGTGCCGGGCACCTCGTTTAGCCTGGACCCGGTCAAGGCGGCTTTCGACATCGGCACCGCGATCCGCTGGCTGGACTACAACGACACCTGGCTTGCCGCGGAGTGGGGCCATCCTTCGGATAACCTGGGGGCGATCCTCGCCGTGGCCGATCATCTGTCCCAGCAGCGTACGGCTCGGGGCGAAGCGCCGCTGACCATGGATGACGTGCTCCAGGCGATGATCATGGCCCACGAAATCCAGGGCGTGCTGGCGCTGGACAACAGCTTCAACCGCGTGGGGCTGGATCACGTGGTGCTGGTCAAGGCGGCCTCGACGGCGGTGTCGGCGTGGCTGATGGGGGCAGACCGCGAACAGCTGCTGTCCGCGCTGTCCCACGCCTTTGTCGACGGCCAGAGTCTGCGCACCTACCGCCACGCGCCCAATGCCGGGTCGCGCAAGAGCTGGGCTGCGGGGGACGCCACGGCGCGGGGCGTGCGCCTGGCCGACATGGCCATGCGCGGCGAGATGGGCATTCCCGGCGCGCTGAGCGCCCCGCAGTGGGGCTTTTACGACGTGGCTTTCAGCCACACCAACCGGGATCTGGCCACCAAGCCGGAAAGCGAGCGCCGCTTCAGCTTCCAGCGCGAGCTGGGCTGCCATGTGATGGAAAACGTGCTGTTCAAGATTTCCTTCCCCGCGGAGTTTCACGCCCAGACCGCCTGCGAAGCGGCCATGGCGCTGCATCCGGACGTTGCCGATCGCCTGGACGAGATCGAGCGCATCGAGCTTGTGACCCACGAGTCGGCCATCCGCATCATTGCCAAGACCGGGCCATTGGCCAACCCGGCCGACCGCGACCACTGCCTGCAGTACATGGTCGCCGTGCCGCTGATTTTCGGTGAGCTTGGCGCCGAGCACTACGAAGACGAGTTTCACGCCGCGCATCCGGAAATCGACCGTCTCCGAGGGCTCATGCAGGTGGTGGAAGAGCCGCGCTACTCCGCCGATTACCTGGATCCCGACAAGCGCTCCATCGCCAACGCCGTGCAGGTGTTTTTCACCGACGGCAGCCGCACCGACAAAATCGAGGTGGAATATCCCATCGGCCATCGCCGCCGGCGGGAGGAGGGCATGCCCGAGCTGGTCGAGAAATTCACCCGTCATCTGGCCACGCGCTTTCCGCCCCGGCAGGCGGACGCCATTCTGGCTCAGTGCAGAAGCACCGGCGCGCTGGAAGGCACGCCGGTGCACCGGTTCATGGATCAGTGGCGGATATAG
- a CDS encoding LapA family protein, with translation MRWIKGLLLAAILLVVLLVGILFAVNNQQTIALDLIWLELPPVSLSVWLLATLTAGVIVGMLAMLGVYVRLKARLASARRSNKQQRKELDRLRTRELKELA, from the coding sequence ATGCGCTGGATCAAAGGGCTTTTACTTGCTGCCATTTTGCTGGTGGTATTGCTGGTCGGCATTCTTTTTGCCGTCAACAACCAACAAACCATAGCACTCGACCTTATCTGGCTGGAGCTTCCGCCGGTATCGCTTTCCGTATGGCTGTTGGCGACGCTTACCGCCGGGGTGATCGTCGGCATGCTCGCCATGCTCGGCGTTTACGTGCGCCTCAAGGCGCGGCTGGCCAGCGCCCGGCGAAGCAACAAGCAGCAGCGCAAAGAGCTTGATCGCCTTCGTACTCGGGAGCTCAAGGAGCTTGCCTGA
- the pyrF gene encoding orotidine-5'-phosphate decarboxylase — MADRLDPARCRLKVGKELFTRSGPAVLEALHGRGFEVFLDLKFHDIPHTVASAVQAAAEQGVWMVNVHAGGGRRMMEAAAECLAAQRLATHLIAVTVLTSMEASDLEEVGVGGAPEDQVRRLALLARDSGMGGVVCSAREAARLTDDCGEAFLKVTPGIRPRFAAANDQQRIMMPADAMRAGSTHLVVGRPVTRAEAPMAALEAIEAELAGG, encoded by the coding sequence ATGGCCGACCGGCTCGATCCGGCGCGCTGCCGGCTGAAAGTGGGCAAGGAGCTTTTTACCCGCAGCGGCCCGGCCGTGCTGGAGGCCCTTCACGGGCGCGGCTTTGAGGTATTTCTCGATCTGAAATTCCACGACATTCCTCACACCGTGGCCAGCGCCGTTCAGGCCGCAGCGGAGCAGGGCGTGTGGATGGTCAACGTGCACGCCGGCGGCGGACGCCGAATGATGGAAGCCGCAGCCGAATGTCTGGCCGCGCAGCGCCTCGCCACGCACCTGATCGCCGTGACCGTGCTGACCAGCATGGAAGCGTCGGACCTGGAAGAGGTGGGGGTCGGCGGAGCGCCGGAAGACCAGGTTCGGCGCCTTGCGCTTTTGGCTCGCGACAGCGGCATGGGCGGCGTGGTGTGCTCGGCCCGGGAGGCCGCGAGGCTGACGGACGACTGCGGCGAGGCGTTTCTGAAGGTAACGCCGGGCATTCGGCCACGCTTTGCCGCCGCCAACGATCAGCAGCGCATCATGATGCCGGCGGACGCCATGCGGGCGGGCAGCACGCACCTGGTGGTAGGGCGCCCGGTAACGCGGGCCGAGGCTCCGATGGCCGCCCTCGAGGCCATCGAAGCGGAGCTTGCTGGCGGCTGA
- a CDS encoding ComEA family DNA-binding protein: MDMTLKGLTAALLLSLTLGLSGGALAQQVAPINVNTADAELLEELPGIGPSRAEALIKEREANGEFKDADDLTRVSGIGEATVDKIRDEVEF, translated from the coding sequence ATCGACATGACGCTCAAAGGACTCACCGCTGCCCTGCTGCTCAGTCTCACACTTGGCCTTTCCGGCGGCGCGCTGGCGCAGCAGGTAGCCCCCATCAACGTCAACACCGCCGATGCCGAGCTGCTGGAAGAGCTACCGGGTATCGGTCCCAGCCGTGCCGAAGCCCTGATCAAGGAACGCGAGGCCAACGGCGAGTTTAAAGACGCCGACGACCTTACCCGGGTCAGCGGTATCGGCGAGGCCACGGTGGACAAGATTCGCGACGAGGTCGAGTTTTAA